One genomic region from Skermania piniformis encodes:
- the ypfJ gene encoding KPN_02809 family neutral zinc metallopeptidase codes for MTFNDDTQIDAGRVSVGGGGMGGRIAVGGGLGGLILLVITLLLGGDPGSVLGGVTGQDDSAGSSTSLQGCTTGADANRDVNCRVAATANSLDAVWGQQLQRQTGVRYVPPGVKLFSGSVATACGNATSDVGPFYCPVDRTAYFDTSFFQILVDRFGSSGGPLAQEYVVAHEVGHHISNQLGTLGAAQQDPQGAAGGGVRTELQADCFAGVWAHWADSTPGPNGGQPFLQKLTDRDIRDALSAAQAVGDDRIQRSAGQRVNPETWTHGSSEERQKWFLAGYQTGLVKACDTFSARDLNNPQIPR; via the coding sequence ATGACCTTCAACGACGATACCCAGATCGACGCCGGGCGGGTCTCGGTCGGCGGCGGCGGCATGGGTGGCCGGATCGCGGTCGGCGGCGGACTGGGCGGATTGATCCTGTTGGTGATCACTCTGCTGCTCGGCGGCGATCCCGGCAGTGTGCTCGGTGGCGTGACCGGACAGGACGACTCGGCCGGCAGCTCGACCTCGCTGCAGGGCTGCACGACGGGAGCGGACGCGAACCGCGATGTCAACTGTCGAGTGGCCGCCACCGCCAACAGCCTGGACGCCGTGTGGGGGCAACAACTCCAGCGGCAGACCGGAGTGCGGTATGTCCCGCCCGGGGTCAAGCTCTTCTCCGGCAGCGTCGCCACCGCGTGCGGCAACGCCACCAGCGACGTCGGACCGTTCTATTGCCCGGTCGACCGCACCGCCTACTTCGATACCAGCTTCTTCCAGATCCTGGTGGATCGGTTCGGCTCCAGCGGTGGCCCGTTGGCCCAGGAATACGTCGTAGCGCATGAGGTCGGGCACCACATCTCCAACCAGCTCGGCACCCTCGGCGCAGCTCAGCAGGACCCGCAGGGCGCCGCCGGCGGCGGCGTTCGCACCGAGTTGCAGGCGGACTGTTTCGCCGGCGTCTGGGCACACTGGGCGGACAGCACGCCGGGCCCGAACGGCGGCCAACCGTTCCTGCAGAAACTCACCGACAGGGACATCCGGGACGCACTGTCGGCGGCCCAAGCGGTCGGCGACGATCGGATTCAGCGTTCGGCCGGACAGCGGGTCAACCCGGAAACCTGGACCCACGGCTCGTCCGAGGAACGACAGAAATGGTTCCTGGCCGGCTACCAGACCGGGCTGGTCAAAGCCTGCGACACGTTCTCCGCCCGAGACCTGAACAACCCGCAGATCCCGCGGTAA
- the aspS gene encoding aspartate--tRNA ligase: MLRTHEAGTLRREQAGQTVTLAGWVARRRDHGGVIFIDLRDASGVVQVVFRAADVAEPAHRLRAEYCVQVTGTVDDRPAGNENPDIPTGEIEVDAAVLTVLNESAPLPFQLDEQPGEEARLTYRYLDLRRAGPARALRLRSAVNAAARDVLAARGFTEVETPTMTRSTPEGARDFVVPARLQPGSFYALPQSPQLFKQLLMVAGVERYYQIARCYRDEDFRADRQPEFTQLDVEMSFVDQADVIELAEAVLVALWQLIGYQLATPIPHLTYAEAMRRFGSDKPDLRFGIELVECTEFFADTPFRVFDAPYVGAVVMPGGASQPRRQLDAWQEWARQRGAKGLAYVLIGADGTLGGPVAKNLSDVERAGLAAHVGAQPGDCIFFAAGAAKPQRALLGAARGEIARRLDLIDPDTWAFVWIVDAPLFEPVVDALAGGDVAVGHSAWTAVHHAFTSPKPESLPLLATDPGAALAYAYDIVCNGNEIGGGSIRIHRRDVQEQVFGVLGIGPAEAQEKFGFLLDAFSYGAPPHGGIAFGWDRITALLAGEDSIRDVIAFPKSGGGQDPLTGAPAPITAQQRKESGIDVIVRAEPAEEAAR, from the coding sequence TTGCTACGCACTCACGAGGCCGGCACGCTGCGTCGCGAGCAGGCCGGACAAACCGTCACCCTGGCCGGTTGGGTGGCTCGGCGACGCGACCACGGCGGCGTGATCTTCATCGATCTGCGGGACGCCTCGGGGGTTGTGCAGGTGGTGTTCCGCGCGGCGGACGTCGCCGAGCCGGCGCACCGGCTACGCGCCGAGTACTGCGTCCAGGTGACCGGGACCGTGGACGATCGTCCGGCGGGTAACGAGAATCCGGATATCCCGACCGGCGAGATCGAAGTGGATGCCGCGGTCTTGACCGTGCTCAACGAGAGCGCGCCCTTGCCCTTCCAGCTGGACGAGCAGCCGGGGGAGGAGGCGCGGCTGACCTATCGTTACCTCGATCTGCGTCGGGCCGGACCCGCGCGGGCACTGCGGCTGCGTTCGGCGGTCAATGCCGCCGCTCGGGATGTGTTGGCCGCCCGCGGTTTCACCGAGGTGGAGACGCCGACGATGACCCGGTCCACGCCGGAGGGTGCACGCGACTTCGTGGTGCCTGCCCGGCTGCAGCCGGGCAGTTTCTACGCGTTGCCGCAGAGTCCGCAGCTGTTCAAACAGTTGCTGATGGTGGCCGGGGTCGAGCGGTACTACCAGATTGCCCGTTGTTATCGAGACGAAGATTTTCGGGCGGACCGACAGCCGGAGTTCACCCAGCTCGACGTCGAGATGAGCTTCGTCGACCAAGCTGACGTGATCGAACTGGCCGAGGCGGTTCTGGTCGCGCTCTGGCAGTTGATCGGCTACCAGCTGGCTACCCCGATCCCGCACCTGACCTACGCCGAGGCGATGCGGCGCTTCGGCTCGGACAAGCCGGACCTGCGGTTCGGGATCGAGCTTGTGGAGTGCACGGAATTCTTCGCCGACACCCCGTTCCGGGTATTCGACGCGCCGTACGTCGGCGCGGTGGTGATGCCCGGGGGAGCGAGCCAGCCCCGTCGCCAACTCGATGCGTGGCAGGAATGGGCCCGCCAGCGTGGGGCCAAGGGGCTGGCGTACGTGTTGATCGGTGCCGACGGAACGCTCGGCGGCCCGGTGGCGAAGAACCTGTCGGATGTCGAACGGGCCGGGCTCGCCGCCCATGTCGGCGCTCAGCCGGGTGATTGCATCTTCTTCGCCGCCGGCGCGGCAAAGCCCCAGCGCGCCCTGCTCGGTGCTGCGCGGGGCGAGATCGCCCGACGGCTGGACCTGATCGATCCGGACACCTGGGCCTTCGTCTGGATCGTCGACGCGCCGTTGTTCGAACCGGTCGTCGACGCGCTGGCCGGTGGCGACGTCGCGGTCGGGCACTCGGCGTGGACTGCAGTGCATCACGCGTTCACCTCACCCAAACCCGAGTCGCTGCCGTTGTTGGCGACCGACCCGGGCGCGGCGCTGGCCTACGCCTACGATATTGTTTGCAACGGTAACGAAATTGGCGGCGGCAGTATCCGGATCCATCGTCGTGACGTACAGGAACAGGTGTTCGGCGTGCTCGGCATCGGGCCGGCCGAGGCGCAGGAGAAGTTCGGTTTCCTGCTGGACGCGTTCTCCTACGGAGCGCCACCGCACGGCGGGATCGCGTTCGGCTGGGACCGGATCACCGCGCTGTTGGCGGGGGAGGATTCGATCCGCGACGTGATCGCGTTCCCCAAGTCGGGTGGCGGGCAAGACCCGCTCACCGGCGCCCCGGCACCGATCACGGCGCAGCAGCGGAAGGAGTCGGGGATCGACGTGATCGTGCGCGCCGAGCCGGCCGAGGAGGCGGCGCGGTGA
- a CDS encoding phosphotransferase family protein has translation MTAVLAGRAAEAVSGAQDLLTRRLGAPVGLTDPVELGVGRTTVLRVRVMDGAFALPRTVIVKQVSDTMPDPRDTPARSAFLRASAESAFLRETASYLFANALPKAQRPGPDLLAHDVESRLLILTDLGEQDRLSRLLRTSDERVVANLLMAYAQALGRLHAATVGREADFAALLRRVGARHRIGDLAQQAQLALAELPGALHRTLGVSVPDSVTDAVGTAMHLFDGGRFRAFSPFDLCPENVIVNDDGVRFLDYEWGGYRDAMLDLSYAFVPYPRCLCDHRLGTDRAQAMIEAWRAEVVGAWPELADDHLLAVKVLQARLAWVWLSTHWLLSADDEQVADVRGHSLSIPRSTAMVERWSTLATEASRTGAVSLAAFALSVVEAFTIL, from the coding sequence ATGACCGCAGTATTGGCCGGACGTGCCGCCGAAGCCGTGTCCGGAGCGCAGGATCTACTCACCCGACGCCTCGGCGCGCCGGTCGGCCTCACCGACCCGGTCGAGCTGGGCGTCGGCCGGACCACCGTGCTTCGGGTCCGGGTGATGGATGGGGCGTTCGCGCTGCCCCGCACGGTCATCGTGAAACAGGTTTCCGACACGATGCCGGATCCGCGTGACACGCCTGCCCGGTCGGCTTTTCTGCGCGCATCTGCCGAGTCGGCTTTTCTGCGCGAGACGGCGTCGTACCTGTTCGCCAACGCATTACCGAAAGCGCAGCGGCCCGGCCCGGACTTGCTCGCGCACGACGTCGAATCTCGGCTGCTCATCCTCACCGATCTGGGCGAGCAGGACCGACTGTCCCGGCTGCTGCGTACCTCCGACGAACGCGTGGTGGCGAATCTGCTGATGGCATACGCGCAAGCGCTGGGCCGACTACATGCGGCTACGGTCGGTCGTGAGGCCGATTTCGCCGCGTTGTTGCGCCGAGTGGGTGCGCGGCACCGGATCGGTGACCTTGCACAGCAAGCTCAGCTTGCCCTTGCCGAACTGCCCGGCGCCTTGCACCGAACGTTGGGGGTGAGCGTGCCCGACTCGGTGACCGATGCGGTCGGCACGGCGATGCACCTGTTCGACGGTGGTCGGTTCCGCGCGTTCAGCCCGTTCGATCTGTGCCCGGAGAACGTGATCGTCAACGACGACGGGGTCCGCTTCCTCGACTACGAGTGGGGTGGTTACCGGGACGCCATGCTCGACCTGAGTTATGCGTTCGTTCCCTATCCCCGATGCCTGTGCGACCACCGGCTCGGAACCGACCGGGCGCAGGCGATGATCGAGGCCTGGCGCGCAGAGGTGGTCGGTGCGTGGCCCGAGCTGGCCGACGACCACCTGCTCGCCGTCAAGGTCCTCCAGGCCCGACTGGCCTGGGTCTGGCTGTCCACCCATTGGCTGTTATCGGCCGACGACGAGCAGGTCGCGGATGTCCGCGGGCATTCGCTGTCGATACCCCGGTCGACGGCGATGGTCGAGCGCTGGTCGACCTTGGCGACCGAAGCGTCCCGAACCGGAGCGGTGTCCCTGGCTGCGTTCGCGTTGTCGGTGGTCGAGGCATTCACGATTCTGTGA
- a CDS encoding replication-associated recombination protein A, producing MFEVFEDVPTATEFQPATGSPLAVRMRPATLSEVVGQDHLLGPGSPLRRMVEGSGAASVLLYGPPGTGKTTLASLLSQATGRRFEALSALSAGVKEVRAVIDLARRRLAAAGGGAGQQTVLFIDEIHRFSKTQQDALLAAVENRIVLLVGATTENPSFSVVSPLLSRSLVLQLRPLTDDDIRTVLDRALTDPRGLAGSRTLTEDAATHLVAIAAGDARRALTALEAAADAAPDPEISLALVEASVDRAAVRYDRAGDQHYDVISAFIKSIRGSDVDAAVHYLARMLAAGEDPRFIARRLVVHASEDVGMADPSALLIATAAAQAVQLIGLPEARLALTQATIHLATAPKSNAVVTAIGAATADIGAGKAGQVPPHLRDGHYSGAARLGNAVGYRYPHDDPDGLVSQQYPPDELVGTDYYAPTERGNEREIGNRVAKLRRILRQRAD from the coding sequence TTGTTCGAGGTATTCGAGGACGTCCCGACGGCGACCGAGTTTCAGCCGGCTACCGGGTCGCCGCTCGCGGTGCGCATGCGGCCGGCCACGTTGTCCGAGGTGGTCGGACAGGACCACCTGCTCGGGCCCGGTTCACCCCTGCGCCGAATGGTCGAGGGCTCGGGTGCGGCCTCGGTGTTGCTCTACGGCCCGCCCGGCACCGGCAAGACGACGTTGGCCTCGCTGCTGTCCCAGGCGACCGGGCGCCGGTTCGAGGCATTGTCGGCGTTGTCGGCCGGAGTCAAAGAAGTGCGAGCGGTGATCGATCTGGCTCGTCGCCGCCTCGCTGCAGCGGGCGGCGGCGCGGGACAGCAGACCGTACTGTTCATCGACGAGATCCACCGGTTCTCCAAGACCCAGCAGGATGCCCTGCTGGCTGCGGTGGAGAACCGGATCGTGCTGCTGGTCGGCGCTACCACCGAAAACCCGTCGTTTTCGGTGGTGTCACCGCTGTTGTCCCGCTCACTGGTGCTGCAGCTACGGCCGTTGACCGACGACGACATCCGCACGGTGCTCGATCGCGCTCTGACCGACCCGCGCGGCCTGGCCGGCAGTCGGACACTCACCGAGGATGCCGCGACCCATCTGGTGGCCATCGCCGCCGGCGATGCCCGGCGTGCCCTCACTGCGCTGGAAGCCGCAGCCGACGCCGCGCCCGACCCCGAGATCAGCCTGGCGCTGGTCGAGGCGAGCGTCGACCGGGCGGCGGTGCGTTACGACCGTGCGGGCGACCAGCACTACGACGTGATCAGCGCGTTCATCAAGTCGATCCGGGGCTCCGACGTGGACGCTGCGGTGCATTACCTGGCCCGGATGCTGGCTGCCGGAGAGGACCCGCGGTTCATCGCCCGGCGGCTCGTGGTCCACGCCAGCGAGGACGTCGGGATGGCTGATCCGAGCGCGCTCCTGATCGCCACGGCGGCGGCGCAGGCGGTACAGCTGATCGGTCTTCCCGAGGCTCGGCTTGCCTTGACCCAGGCCACGATCCACCTGGCAACCGCGCCGAAGTCGAATGCAGTGGTGACGGCGATCGGTGCCGCGACGGCGGATATCGGCGCGGGGAAGGCCGGCCAGGTGCCGCCGCATCTGCGCGACGGCCACTATTCCGGTGCGGCTCGGCTGGGGAATGCGGTCGGCTATCGCTACCCGCACGACGACCCGGACGGTCTGGTATCCCAGCAGTACCCACCGGACGAACTGGTCGGCACCGACTACTACGCGCCGACCGAACGTGGCAATGAACGCGAGATCGGTAACCGGGTGGCCAAACTCCGCCGAATCCTGCGCCAGCGCGCGGACTGA
- a CDS encoding metallophosphoesterase — MTGSETVPDAAPARSSIGALVRRGLVVGTILLLLAGLPGWTLLAAGADWPRAVVVVGGLIFAAAAAAPIALFSGLGRRSDRLMALGTTVLGVLWVLFVWSVLGQLLGLAMLLIGIDNPIRARVVASVVVAVSALLLGWGFVAAMRVPQVVRRDVVLDRLGRRLDGLQVALITDTHFGPINRARWSAGVVAKLNQLDADIVCHLGDIADGAVGRRQPQAAPLADVRARLARVYVTGNHEYFSDAQDWLDYMAEIGWTPLHNRHLLVRRGVDGLVIAGIDDATAAGSGVPGHGASLATALAGSHRDLPVLLLAHQPKQVVAAAAIGIDLQVSGHTHGGQIWPFNFLVRLDQPVVHGLSRHGPRTQLYTSRGTGFWGPPFRIFAPSEITLLTLRRP; from the coding sequence GTGACCGGTTCCGAGACCGTGCCGGACGCTGCGCCCGCGCGGTCGAGTATCGGCGCCCTGGTGCGGCGTGGTCTGGTCGTCGGCACGATCCTCCTGCTGTTGGCGGGCCTGCCGGGATGGACACTCTTAGCCGCCGGCGCCGACTGGCCGCGAGCGGTGGTTGTCGTCGGCGGCCTGATCTTCGCGGCTGCGGCCGCCGCTCCGATTGCCCTGTTTTCCGGGCTCGGGCGCCGCTCCGATCGCCTCATGGCCCTCGGGACGACGGTGCTCGGCGTGCTGTGGGTGTTGTTCGTCTGGTCGGTACTCGGTCAGCTGCTGGGTCTCGCGATGCTGCTGATCGGGATCGACAACCCGATCCGCGCGCGAGTCGTCGCGAGCGTCGTGGTCGCTGTCTCGGCGCTGCTGCTGGGCTGGGGTTTCGTGGCGGCGATGCGGGTGCCGCAGGTGGTCCGGCGCGATGTTGTTCTGGATCGGCTCGGCCGGCGGCTGGACGGTCTGCAGGTCGCGCTGATCACCGACACCCATTTCGGGCCGATCAACCGGGCCCGCTGGTCGGCCGGCGTGGTGGCGAAGCTGAATCAGCTGGACGCCGACATCGTCTGCCATCTCGGTGACATCGCCGACGGCGCGGTCGGCCGGCGGCAGCCGCAGGCGGCGCCGCTGGCCGACGTCCGGGCACGGTTGGCTCGGGTGTACGTAACCGGCAATCACGAATACTTTTCCGATGCCCAGGACTGGCTCGACTACATGGCCGAGATCGGCTGGACGCCGCTGCACAATCGGCATCTGCTCGTCCGGCGGGGGGTCGACGGGCTGGTGATCGCCGGGATCGACGACGCCACCGCTGCCGGCAGTGGCGTGCCCGGACACGGGGCGAGCTTGGCCACGGCCCTTGCCGGCTCGCATCGGGATCTGCCGGTACTTCTCCTGGCCCACCAGCCGAAGCAGGTCGTCGCGGCCGCCGCAATAGGCATCGACCTGCAGGTTTCCGGCCACACCCACGGCGGCCAGATCTGGCCGTTCAACTTCCTGGTCCGGCTCGACCAACCGGTCGTACACGGCCTGAGCCGGCACGGCCCACGAACCCAGCTCTACACCAGCCGTGGTACCGGATTCTGGGGACCACCGTTCCGGATCTTCGCGCCCAGCGAGATCACGTTGCTCACCTTGCGCCGGCCGTAG
- the alaS gene encoding alanine--tRNA ligase, with protein MQTHDIRRRFLDHFIRAGHTEVPSASLVLDDPNLLFVNAGMVQFVPYFLGQRTPPWDRATSVQKVVRTLDIENVGITTRHNTFFQMAGNFSFGDYFKRDAITYAWELLTGSVADGGYGLDPERLWTTAYLDDDEAITLWQEVAGVPSGRIQRRGMADNYWSMGIPGPCGPCSEIYYDRGPEFGRDGGPEADEDRYVEIWNLVFMQNERGAGRGKDDFEILRPLPRRNIDTGMGVERIAMVLQGVDNVYETDLVRPVIVEAERLTGRRYGSDHGADIQFRVIADHARTAAMLISDGVNPGNDGRGYVLRRLLRRIVRSATLLGATQPTMDRFMTVVRDEMAESYPVLRTDFERIENVAVGEETAFRRTLDSGSKLFAVARDSVVAAGGSRISGDDAFALHDTYGFPIDLTLEMAGEAGLAVDEAGFRELMSQQRRRAKEDAQARKQSHADLSVYREFLDGVPTEFTGYTELNTDARVLALIVGGVRIPTAEAGADVEVILDRSPLYAESGGQIADHGRLAAAGLRVRVNDVQKIAKSLWVHRVTIEEGQLTEGDVVTAEVDPAWRAGATQGHSGTHLVHAALRQVLGSNATQAGSLNKPGYLRFDFNWQGGLSAAQLAELEAVTNDAVDADHAVNSFVTDKDSALRMGALALFGENYPDEVRVVEIGGPFSMELCGGTHVTHSAQIGPVTLLGEQSVGSGVRRVEAFVGLDSYRYLAKERALLAGIASSLKVPGDQVPARIEQLVERLRVAEKELERVRAAAAASAAGDYAARAERVGPVALVAERVPDGIPAGDLRTLAIDIRGRLGSQPAVVVLLGSVDGKVPFVVAANPAAQQSGFAAGTLIRSFASAVGGRGGGKPDLAQGAGNDPAGIPAALAAARAAVAAG; from the coding sequence GTGCAGACCCACGACATCCGGCGGCGTTTCCTGGACCACTTCATCCGGGCCGGGCACACCGAGGTGCCCAGCGCCTCGCTGGTCCTGGACGACCCCAACCTGCTGTTCGTCAACGCCGGAATGGTGCAGTTCGTGCCGTACTTCCTCGGCCAGCGGACGCCGCCCTGGGACCGAGCGACCAGCGTGCAGAAGGTGGTCCGCACGCTCGACATCGAAAATGTCGGGATCACCACCCGGCACAACACCTTCTTCCAGATGGCGGGCAACTTCAGCTTCGGCGACTACTTCAAGCGCGATGCCATCACCTACGCCTGGGAGCTGCTGACCGGCAGTGTCGCCGACGGTGGGTACGGGCTCGATCCCGAACGGCTGTGGACGACGGCATACCTCGACGACGACGAGGCGATCACGCTGTGGCAGGAGGTCGCAGGCGTGCCGAGTGGGCGGATCCAGCGTCGCGGCATGGCCGACAACTATTGGTCGATGGGCATTCCGGGCCCGTGCGGCCCGTGCTCGGAGATCTATTACGACCGTGGTCCCGAATTCGGCCGCGACGGCGGGCCGGAGGCGGACGAAGACCGCTATGTCGAGATCTGGAATCTCGTGTTCATGCAGAACGAGCGGGGGGCCGGGCGGGGCAAGGACGATTTCGAGATCCTGCGTCCGTTGCCGCGGCGCAACATCGACACCGGGATGGGGGTCGAGCGGATCGCGATGGTGTTGCAGGGGGTCGACAACGTCTACGAGACCGACCTGGTACGTCCGGTGATCGTCGAGGCCGAGCGGCTCACCGGTCGCCGTTACGGCAGCGACCACGGCGCCGACATCCAGTTCCGGGTGATCGCCGACCACGCCCGCACCGCCGCCATGCTGATCTCCGACGGCGTGAATCCGGGTAACGACGGTCGCGGGTACGTGCTGCGGCGGTTGCTCCGGCGGATCGTTCGATCGGCGACCTTGCTCGGCGCGACCCAGCCGACGATGGACCGCTTCATGACCGTGGTCCGTGACGAGATGGCCGAGTCCTACCCGGTGCTGCGGACCGATTTCGAGCGGATCGAGAACGTCGCGGTGGGCGAGGAGACAGCCTTCCGCCGAACATTGGACTCGGGCTCGAAGCTGTTCGCGGTGGCCCGCGACAGCGTGGTCGCCGCGGGCGGGAGTCGGATCAGCGGTGACGACGCGTTTGCGTTGCACGACACCTACGGTTTTCCGATCGATCTGACCTTGGAGATGGCCGGTGAGGCCGGTCTGGCAGTCGACGAAGCGGGCTTCCGCGAGCTGATGTCGCAACAGCGCCGGCGGGCCAAGGAGGACGCGCAGGCGCGCAAGCAGAGCCACGCCGACTTGTCGGTGTATCGGGAGTTCCTCGACGGGGTGCCCACCGAGTTCACCGGCTACACCGAACTGAACACCGACGCGCGGGTGCTGGCGTTGATCGTCGGCGGGGTGCGGATTCCCACGGCGGAGGCCGGCGCCGACGTCGAGGTGATCCTCGACCGGAGCCCGCTCTACGCCGAGTCCGGCGGTCAGATCGCCGACCACGGCCGGCTCGCCGCGGCCGGGCTGCGGGTTCGGGTGAACGACGTGCAGAAGATCGCCAAGTCGCTCTGGGTGCATCGGGTCACGATCGAGGAGGGGCAGCTCACCGAGGGGGACGTGGTCACCGCCGAGGTCGATCCGGCCTGGCGCGCCGGTGCTACCCAGGGACACTCGGGCACCCACCTGGTGCATGCCGCGCTGCGTCAGGTGCTCGGGTCGAACGCGACTCAAGCCGGCTCGTTGAACAAGCCGGGCTACCTGCGGTTCGACTTCAACTGGCAGGGCGGGTTGTCGGCAGCTCAGCTGGCCGAGCTGGAGGCGGTGACCAACGACGCGGTCGATGCCGACCACGCAGTGAACAGTTTTGTCACCGACAAGGACAGTGCGTTGCGCATGGGTGCGCTTGCGTTGTTCGGGGAGAACTATCCCGACGAGGTTCGCGTGGTCGAGATCGGCGGACCGTTCTCGATGGAGCTGTGCGGTGGCACGCACGTAACCCATTCGGCGCAGATCGGCCCGGTGACGCTGCTCGGCGAGCAGTCGGTGGGCTCCGGGGTGCGCCGGGTCGAGGCATTCGTCGGTCTCGATTCCTACCGCTATCTGGCGAAGGAACGCGCACTGCTGGCCGGGATTGCGTCTTCGCTGAAAGTGCCCGGTGATCAGGTGCCGGCCCGGATCGAGCAGCTGGTCGAGCGGCTGCGGGTGGCGGAAAAGGAACTGGAGCGGGTCCGCGCTGCCGCCGCCGCGTCTGCGGCCGGTGACTATGCCGCGCGCGCGGAGCGCGTCGGTCCGGTCGCGCTGGTTGCCGAGCGGGTGCCGGATGGGATACCCGCCGGTGACCTGCGGACGTTGGCGATCGATATCCGAGGTCGGCTCGGATCCCAGCCCGCGGTTGTGGTGCTGCTCGGTTCGGTCGACGGCAAGGTGCCGTTCGTCGTGGCCGCCAACCCCGCCGCCCAGCAATCCGGGTTTGCTGCCGGGACGCTTATCCGATCATTCGCGTCGGCAGTCGGTGGTCGCGGAGGCGGAAAGCCGGATCTGGCACAGGGCGCGGGGAATGACCCGGCCGGAATTCCGGCGGCACTGGCTGCCGCACGCGCCGCGGTCGCCGCAGGATGA
- the ruvX gene encoding Holliday junction resolvase RuvX, which produces MIVGPDHPDGADPGRGRRIGIDVGTVRIGVAVSDPDAILATPVETVTRSVRDSSDIDRIATLVREYEAVEVVVGLPRTLRGEHGPSAQAAVSFAGELGRRLSVPVRLSDERLTTVSAARALRAGGLRAKGQRKVIDQAAAVSILQGWLDQRSSASGPTRRWHSPQSGDEQ; this is translated from the coding sequence ATGATCGTCGGTCCGGACCACCCGGACGGCGCCGATCCGGGGCGCGGCCGCCGGATCGGGATCGACGTCGGCACGGTGCGGATCGGGGTCGCCGTCAGCGATCCGGACGCGATCTTGGCTACCCCGGTCGAGACCGTCACGCGATCTGTTCGTGATTCTTCCGATATCGACCGCATCGCGACCTTGGTGCGGGAGTATGAAGCCGTCGAAGTCGTGGTCGGGCTCCCTCGGACGTTGCGCGGCGAACACGGACCATCCGCCCAGGCGGCGGTTTCGTTCGCCGGCGAGTTGGGTCGGCGTCTGTCGGTCCCGGTGCGGCTGTCGGATGAACGGCTGACTACGGTGTCAGCAGCCCGCGCCCTGCGGGCCGGCGGGCTACGCGCGAAAGGTCAGCGGAAAGTGATCGACCAGGCAGCTGCGGTGTCGATCTTGCAAGGATGGTTGGATCAGCGCAGTTCGGCGTCGGGGCCCACTCGTCGATGGCACTCGCCGCAGTCAGGGGATGAGCAGTGA